CGGCATGCTCGTTGGGAACGACTCGGACCTCGCGGATGCTTTCGGCTACGAGACTAAGGTCTCAAAGAACGCGACGTTCGAGGAGTGGTTCGACGCGTACTCCGGCACGATCCGCACCGTGTGCCGCGATTTCCCGAACCTGAGCCTGATCGGGACTCAGTGGCGAGAGGCGCACAATGCCGACCTGATCGGCTGGGGCGCGGTTCTCTACGACGCGGTGAACGACGAGTGGCACGCTGCGCCGGTTCGCCAAAACGTGCCGATCCGCGACCGGACGGGCGGCGGCGACTCGTTCGCGTCGGGCGTTTTGGCTGCGCTCATGAAGGGCAAGGACCTGGCAACTGCCGTCGATTGGGGAGCCGCGCACGGGATACTGGTGCAGGAGACCCCAGGCGACGTGACAATGGTGAACCAGGCGGCGGTCGAGGCGGAAGTGAAGCGGGCCCGAGCGGGCGGCGGCGTCAAGGCGCAGCGCTGACGGAAGGAACCGATGATGGCGGAGTACCGTCACAATCGACACGCGGTGACGCGGGCGATGCGCGCGTCCGGCGTTGTCGTCGTGATGAACGCGGATCACATCGTCACCCCCGAGCACATGGTCACGACGATGTGGCAGGTGTACCGGGCTGGGTATGTCGCGGAAGTGACGTTCCGTATCGACGCCGGGATCCTGGCGGAAGGGATGTCCGAGCTCCGGTCGAGGCGCCAGAGCGAGCATGACGCCGGCAGGCGGTTCATTCTGGGCGTCGGGTCGATCATCGACAGCGACGAGCTGGATCAGGCGGTCGAGCTTGGCTTCGATCTCCTGGTGGGTCCCGGCAACATGGTGACGGGGGGCGTCGATCCGGGTCCGCGACTGCTGTCGATCCAGAACCTCGGCATCGCAGTCGCGCCTGCCGTGTTCTCGCCGACCGAGCTCCAGTACATGCTGAGGAACGACGTCGGGTTCGAGCCCGACGCCATCAAGGTGTTCCCGGCGGGCGCACATGGGGCGAAGGGCATCGCCGATCTGCTGGCTCCGTACGCGCGGGAACGCTACGCAGGACGAATCGTCATGCCGACGGGGGCTGTGGACTACGAGACGGGCCCGCAGTTGGCAGACGCCATCTCCAAGCGCGGCTTCTCCCCGGTTCTCGGTATGTCGGCGCCGCTGGCTCTGGTCCGGGACCGCAAGGCTCCCGGAAACGCGGAGGTGATCCGCGAGTCGCTCGCGGCGTTCGCTTCCCGGTTCCCAAGACCGACGACGCCTTGACCGACCGTCCCTGGCAGTCGTACAATCGCCGCCGCTCACCCGGTTGGTCTATCAGGTGCGGAAACCGTCCGAAGGAGCCGAACCATGAGCGGCGCGCTCGCAATCCGTCGGTCTGCGCCGTGGGTTCCTATACTCGCCTGCGCTGTGGCGCTTGCGCCGTGGGCTCGCGCCATTGAGCCGCTCGCCCCGCACCCGGTCGTGGAAGCCCTTGAGAACGCGATTGTGGAGGTCATCGACCGGAGCAAGCCGGCGGTCGTGACGATCTCGGCTCGTGATGTCAGGGCGCCGTCACAGCTTCGCAGGCTCACCGACGATGAGCGGATCCCGGTCACGAGCGGGTCCGGGTTCATGTTCCACACCGACGGGTACATCCTGACGAACGCCCATGTGGTGCAGGACGCCCAGGCGATTGAGGTGCGTCTCGTCGACGGTAGACGGCTGGACGCCGAGCTCACAGGTTACGATCTAAGCACCGACATCGCCGTGCTCCATGTCGATCTGGGCGAGCCCGCGCCCGTGCTGCCGTTCGTCGACGACGCCAGGGTACGGGTCGGTCAGTTCGTCCTGAGCATCGGGAGCCCGTTCAGCCTCGACTTCTCGGTGACGGTGGGAATTGTCAGCGCCACGGGGCGTGCCGACATGATGCCCCGCGATCCGACGCTCATCCAGTACCAGGACTTCGTGCAGACGGACGCCTACATCAACCGGGGCAACAGCGGGGGTCCGCTCCTGAACCTCCGTGGCGAAGTCGTCGGCATGAACTCCATGATCCGCACGGGAGCCAATGCGGACTTCGTCGGTCTCGGGTTCGCCATCCCTGCCAAGATGCTCCAAGCGGTCGCCGGACAGCTCATCGACCACGGCGCTGTCCAGCGAGGATGGCTGGGCATCTCGCTACGAGGGGACGAAGGGGGCATCCGCGTCAACCGCGTGCTGCCCGACTCCCCGGCAGCCGCTGGCGGTCTGCAGGCTGGCGACCTGATCACGGCGCTCGACGACGCGCCTGTTGGACGGGACTCCGACTTCCGGTGGGCGATTGCCAACTCGGTGCCTGGCAGGTCTGTCCGGCTGTCGGTATCGCGCGACGACGGATCCATCGTGGTCGATGTCGTCGTCGGGGAGATGCCGCCGCAATACGCAGGACAGGAGCCTCAGCCAAAGGTCGAGAGCACGGTTCTCGGAAAGATCGGCGCCACGGGGCGAGACCTGCCGCCTGGCATGGCGACGATCCACGGATTTGCCGCCGACGATGTGGGCGTGTTCGTGCTGGGGGTGCGTCCGGGATCGCCCGCGCACGAAGCGGGGTTGCTTCCAGGAGACCTGATCGTTGGCGTCGCCGGGGCTCCGGTGCGCTCAGTGGATGAGTGCGAAAGAGCGTTGGCGGATGCGTTCCACAACGATCTGGAGGCAGTCGACCTGTCGCTGAAGTCCCGCGACGGCGCTCGGACGGTGTCGGTTCCGCGCGCGTCGATTGCCGTGCCCCCGCAAGCCGGGGACGAATAGACCGGACCACGACAGCGTCAGACGCGACAGGATGGGAGACGATGCCCACAGACCAACGCCTGGGGTTCGGCTTGATCGGCTTGGGACGGCATGGCGCTCGCTACGCCGAACATCTGCTGCGCGATGTTCCGGCGGCGCGACTGGTCGCGGTGTGCAGACGCGACGAAGCCCAAGGCAAATCGTTCGCCGACAAGAACTCATGCCGGTATTACCGTGACGTCGAGTCACTGCTGGGCGACCCAGACATCGATGCGGTCGTCATCACCACGCCGCCGCATCTCCATGCGCCGATCACGGTTCAGGCGGCTCGCGCCGGCAAACACGTTCTCTGCGAGAAGCCGATGTCAAGGAACGTGGCGGAATGCGACGACATGCTGCAGGCTGCACGCGACGCGGGCATCAAACTGGGGATCGGTCAGACGATGCGGTATACGCCGATCTTCGAGACGCTGCGGAAGCGCCTCCCGGAGATCGGCGAGCTGCACGGGTTGCATGTGTGCATGAGGCAGGAGCAGTCGGTGCACGAATGGCATCTCGACCCAGCGATCTCCGGCGGCGGGTGTGTCACTGAGATCGGCGTCCACGTGTTCGACGCTCTGCGGCATATCTCAGGACAAAGGATCGTGCGTGCCATGGCGACGTCGATGGACACGCACGAAGCCGGCGTCGAAACGTACGTCGGAGCCCTCTGCTGGTTGGAAGGCGGCGCCGTCTCGCTGATCGACATCGCGAAGTGCGTCGACGGACGCCTCCTTCGCTTCGATGCCGTCGGTTCCCAAGGACAGCTCATCGCGAACGTGACGTCATCGACGCTGGAGCGAGTCCACCAGCGAACCATCACGCCGCTGGACGCTCCCGCGAACATCCCAACGATCGCGCCGCTCTTGGCGGACTTCTGCGATGCGGTTCTCAACGACAGCACGCCACCCGTATCTGGCGAGCACGGACGGTACACGCTCGCCGTCAGCGAAGCCTTCTATCGTTCGTTCGCCAGCGGACAACCTGAGGACGTCGCGTAGTCGGAGCCGCAGACATGGCTAAGGGCAGTGACATCCGTGTTCTCGACGTCGAGCATGACTTCGCCGAGTATCGCTATCGAACACCTCTGAAGTTCGGCGGCGTCCCCACCGATCATTGCGTGCTGTTCAACGTCCGTATCCGGGTGCGCACCCGCGATGGACGCGAAGCCGAGGGGTTCGGTTCGATGCCTCTCGGCAACGCCTGGTCGTTTCCCCCTCGCTACATGCCGTTCGACCAGAGCTTGCGTGCGATGCGCGAACTCGCCGCCCTCCTCGCCGACGCGACCCGCGAGTGCGCGCTCTGCGCCCATCCCCTGGTATGGTCGGAGACGCTAGAACCGATCTTTCTGCGACTCGCGGACGAACTCGCGCAACGGATGGACCTCGCCAACCCAATGCCGAAGCTTTGCACAGCCGTCACGGCGAGCCCCATCGATGCGGCGCTCCACGACGCGTTCGGCAAGGCGAACGGCATCAACAGCTATGACGGACTCGGGCCCGAGTTCGTCGACGCCGACCTGTCCCGTTCGCTCGATCGTCGGTTCCACGGCAAGTATCTCGACGCGTACACCCGTCGGCAGCCGCAGCCTCAGATGCCGCTCTACCACCTCGTCGGGGCGCTGGACCCACTGACCGACGCGGACGTGTCGACGCGACTGGACGACGACCTTCCCCAGACGCTCCCGGAGTGGATCGCCGCCGACGGACTGACCCATCTCAAGATCAAGCTGAACGGCAACGATCTAGCTTGGGATGTCGCCCGGGTTCTCGCTGTTGACCGCGTCGCTTCCGACACGGACGCCCTAGGAGAAGTCGAGTGGCGCTATTCGGCGGATTTCAACGAGACGTGTCCCAACGTGGAGTACCTGCTGGAGTTCCTCGCGAAGATCCAGGAGGGCGATGGGCGGGCGTTCAGGCGATTGGCATACATCGAGCAACCGACAGACCGCGACCTTCGGAAGCACCCCGAGAACCGGATGCATGCGGCAGCAGCGATCAAGCCGGTGGTGGTCGACGAATCACTCACCGACTACGAAACGTTCCTTCTCGCACGCGAACAAGGTTACTCCGGTGTGGCGCTCAAGGCGTGCAAAGGGCAGTCGCAGGCGCTTCTCATGGGAGCCGCTGCCATCGAGAACGGGATGTTCCTGGCGGTTCAGGACCTGACATGCCCGGGGGCGTCGTTTCTGCACTCGGCAGGTCTGGCCGCCCGAATCCCCGGCGTGACGGCAATCGAGGGCAACGCCCGCCAGTACTGTCCCGCCGCCAACGATGAATGGCGAGACCGGTATCCCAGCATCTTCGACGTCACTGACGGCACTATCGGAACACACGTCCTGACTCGATCAGGTCTCGGGCACTAGGTCCGAGTCCACTCACCCAACGTTCGCCAACCAAGGGGCGCGCGCATGTCGATTCTGAGGCTACGCGTTTGCGAAGCCGAGTTCTTCGTGCGGAATGTGAGAACGCGGATGCCCTTCCGCTACGGCGTCGCGCGCCTGACCGGCTATCCGATTCTGCACGCACGTGTTCTCGTGGAAACCGAGTCCGGCGAACGCCACGTTGGCGTTGCCGCCGACGCACTGCCCCCGAAGTGGTTCGACAAAGACCCGACCAAGGACTTCCGCGACAACGTGGACGACCTGTTGTCCGTCACGCTGGCTGCCCAACAAGCCTACCTCGGGCAATCGGAATGCCTGTCGCCCTTCGAGCTCTTTATGGACGGGTATGATTCGGTCATCGCGTTCGCCGATGCGGAGGGGCTGAACCACCTGACGGCGAGCTTCGGCTCGGCGCTGTTCGAGCGAGCCGTCGCGTGCGCGGCTGGACATGCCGCTGGAATGCCTCATGATCGGCTCGTGCGCGAGAACGCGCTCGGCATCGACATGGCAGCGATCCATCCCGAACTGGGCGATACTCAGCCACGCCACGTCATACCGGCGGCTGCCCTCAGTTCGATGTGGATCCGCCACACCGTGGGTCTGTCCGATCCCATCCGGACCTATGACGTATCCGATGGGGAGCGGCTGGACGACGGTCTGCCACAAGCGCTTGAGGAGTACATCGAACGGCAGGGACTCCGGTACTTCAAGGTGAAGGTGTCCGGCGACACAAATGCCGATATCCTTCGCCTCTCCGAGATCGCGGGCTTGCTCGACGCGAGAATCGCCGAGCCCTACTACATCTCATTGGATGGCAACGAGCAGTATCGGGAGATGGGAGGCTTCGCCCAACTGGTGGAGGAGCTTCGTTCGTCGGCGGCGTTCGAACGGTTCTACAGCAGCATCCTGTTCATTGAGCAGCCATTGGACCGGTCGATCGCGCTCAGCGAAGGCATCTCCGACGAAGTGGTGCGCCTGTGTCAGCACCGCCCGGTCATCGTCGATGAGAGCGACAGCGACCTCGACAGCTTCGAGAGAGCCATCTCCATCGGGTACAGCGGGATCAGCGCGAAGAACTGCAAGGGCATCTACAAGTCACTGATGAACCTTGGACTGGCTCAACTCTACACTCGACACGGTCCGTCTGAGCGAGATTACTTTCTTACCGGCGAAGACCTCATCAATACGTCGGTGGTTCCGCTGCATCAGGACCTAACGACTCTGGCGACACTGGGTATCGACCACGCGGAGCGCAACGGGCACCACTACGTGTGCGGTCTGAATCATCTATCGGAAACCGAGCGTGATGCCTGCCTGGACGCCCACGCAGACCTGTATGCCAGTCTCGATGGTCTGGCGCAGCTCCATGTTCAGCGCGGACGTATCGCCATCGGCTCGTTGGCAGTGCCGGGCTTCGGCGTTGGCGTCGAAACCGATTTCGGCGGGATGGTCCCGCTTGCCGAATGGTCGTTCGAGTCGCTCGGTCTTCCCTGAGTCGCGTCACGTCGGTTGAGGTGTTTGTGAGAGATCATCCGCCTGCCCGTCTCGGTGACCGGCTGACATACTGGCTGTCAACGACACACACGGTCACCTTCTCCCTGTTCGCGACCGCCGTCGCGTTCTCGACCTACTTTGCGATGTACGCCTTTCGGAAGCCGTTCACCGTCGGAACGTTCTCCGACGAGTTCGTGCTGTTGGGGCGCGCCTTCTCGCTGAAGACCCTCCTCGTCATCTCGCAGACGCTCGGATATGCCATCTCCAAGTTCGCCGGCATCAAAACCATCGTCGAGCTGCCTCCTCAGCGGCGGGCAGTGACGCTGCTCATGCTGATCGCGGTGTCGGAGGCGGCGCTACTGGCGTTTGGCGTGCTTCCGCCCGTCGGGAAGATCGTCGCGATCTTCGTCAATGGGCTGCCGCTGGGCATGATTTGGGGGCTGGTCTTCAGCTTTCTGGAGGGCAGGCGGGCATCCGACGCTCTGGGGGCAGGTCTGAGCGCCAGCTACATCCTGGCGAGCGGAGCGGTCAAATCCATCGGGCGCTGGCTCATGACGGCGGGCGTGTCCGAGTCTTGGATGCCGTTCGCGACCGGAGCGCTCTTCTTGGCTCCCATCGCCGCGACGACCTGGCTCCTCTCGCGGATGCCGCCCCCGAACAGGACAGAAGCCGCCCTGAGAACCGAGCGGCGCGCCATGAACGCCAGTGACCGCCACGGATTCTTCCTCGCGTTCGCGCCTGGGCTCACACTCATCACGCTGATGGCGATGGTGCTGACGGCTTTCCGAGACGTCCGCGACAACTTCGCGCGCGAGATATGGGACGCACTGGGCTTCGCAGACGCACCCGAGGTCTTCACGCTGTCGGAGGTCCCGGTCACGGTCGCCGTGCTGCTCGCCCTGGGACTGGTGGTCGTGATCCGAAGCGACCGACGGGCATTCCTGCTGCAGTTGAGCCTGATGCTGGGTGGCATGGCAGTCATCCTGCTCAGCACGCTGGCGTTCGATGTCGGAGCTCTGAGCGGCGCCTGGTGGATGGTGTGCGTCGGCATCGGGCTGTACGTCGCATACGTCCCGCCAGGCTGTTTCCTGTTCGACCGACTGATCGGAGCGACGCGGTTCGCTGGAACCGCTGTCTTCATGATCTTCGTGACGGACGCGTTCGGGTACGCTGCCTCCGTCGGCGTCTACCTCTACCGGGAGTTCTTCCAGCCGCAGCTCGACTGGCTCGCGTTCCTTCGCGTGTTCGCGTACGCAACGGGACTGATCGGCTGCGCGGCGTTCGGAGCGGCGTTGCTCTACTTCGCCGCGAAGACGCGACGCCAACAGACCTGACGCCAACAGACCTGACGCATCTCTTCGTAAGCTGTGCGTCGCCTCCCGTTGCCGACACTACGCCTCTCCGGTAGTATGCGCGCCGGGCACAGATCGGTCGACACCGGCGTCATCAGCGTTCCGGTTCTACGGGAGCACCGAGAGTCCCACGTCTAGGATCGGCACAGAAGGGAAACCCCATGGCGAAGTCAGGCAAGACTCGCGTCGGCTTCATCGGATCGGGCGGTATCGCGCAGGGAAAGCATGTCCCTGGTCACCTGAGCGTCAAGAACGTCGAGCTCGTCGCCTGCTGCGACATCGACGAGAAGCGGGCAAAGGCGTTTGCTGAGCGCAACGGGATCAAGCACGTCTTCACCGACTTCAATAAGATGGTCGAGATGGACGAGCTGGACGCCGTGAGCGTGTGCACGCCGAACAACTTCCACGCGGACCCGTCGATCGCGGCGCTCAAGGCTGGCAAGCACGTCATCTGCGAGAAGCCGCTTGCCGGGGACGCGAAGGACGGGGCGCGGATGGTCGCCGCGCAGCAAGCCACCGGAAACGTTCTTCAGATCGGTCTCCAGTCGCGCTTCAATCCGCACTGGTACACGCTCAAGCGCCGCATCGAGCAGGGAATCCTAGGCGACGTCTACTACGGTCGGACGATGGCGGTGAGGCGTCGCGGCATCCCTGGCGCGATCACGTTCATCAACAAGAAGATCTCGGGCGGAGGACCTCTGATCGACATCGGAGTCCACTCGTTCGACCTGATGCTCTACGTGTTGGGTTATCCCGATCCCGTCGAGGCGTTCGGCGCGACCTACCGCAAGTTCGCGGGCGATCCCACCATCTTCACCGCCGGGTGGGGCGGATGGGACCCGAAGCTCTTCGATGTCGAGGACTTCGCCGTCGGTCAGGTGAAGTTCGCCAACGGCGCGACGATCACGGTCGAGACCGCCTGGGCGTCGCACATCGACGGGCTGGGCAACGATTGGGTGATCGGCGACAAGGCAGGCGCAAAGCTGGGCAACCCGGTCAAGGTGTTCACAGACGACGGCTCGAAGGGCTTCAAGGAGTACGACCTGGAGCCGCTGAAGCGGACCCCGAAGGAGTTCCAGTCCTTCCATGACGCCGTCCGCAAAGGAACGCCCACGCTGTCTCCCGCGTCGGAAGTCCTGAAGCTGATGAAGATCTTCGACGCCATCTACGAATCCGCTGCCAAGGGCAAGTCCGTCGCCATCAAGTAGACATGGAATGGGTCGCCGCGCCGTGTTCGCGTCACGGCGCGGCAACCACAGCAAAGGGGACCGCCATGCCTGGCGTCAACCAATCCTTCTGCTACGGCCTCTTCATGGGCAAGAACTCGCTCAAGTCCGTCATCGAACGCGCGGCGGAGATCGGGTACGCCGCCGTGGAGCTCTGGGGGCGGCAGAACGTCCCGTTCGAGGAGCTCTGCTCTCTCGCGAAGGCAAACGGCCTCGTCGTGGCGAGCATGATCGGACACGGTTCTCTCCCGGATGGGCTCAACCGGCGCGACAACCACGCGCGCATCCAGGAAGAGCTCCACGAGAGCATCGATGTGGCGGCTCAGCATGGCGTTCCGGGTCTGATCTGCTTCAGTGGGAACCGCAAGGGACTCTCGGACGAAGCGGGGCTCGACATCTGCGCCGAGGGGCTGGATCGGGTCAAATCCCATGCCGAGGCGAAGGGCGTGAACCTGAACGTCGAGCTGTTGAACAGCAAGGTGGACCACGCCGACTATCAGTGCGACCGCACCTCCTGGGGCGTCGAGCTGTGCAAGGCCGTCAACTCCCCTCGCGTCAAGCTCCTCTATGACATCTACCACATGCAGATCATGGAGGGCGACTTGATCCGGACGATCCGGGACAACATCCAGCACATCGGGCACTTCCACACGGCTGGGAACCCCAACCGCCGCGACATGGACGAGACGCAGGAGATCTACTACCCCGCCGTCATGCGTGCCATCGCGGAGACGGGCTACGACCTCTACATCGGACACGAGTTCAACCCGAAGGGCGATCCGCTGGAGGCGCTCGAAAGCGCCTTCCGCACCTGCCATGTCTAGCCGAACCGAGCACGTCAAAGCGCCCGCACGGAACCGAGTTTCATGCGGGCGCTTCGTGTCAGTGGGCGTCGAGTGCCCGTCCGGTCACTTCGACTTCATGTCCGCCCAGGTCGTGGACAGCTTGCCGCGCGGGCTCACCGCCACCGTGACGACCGAAGCCGTCACGCTGGGCTCGGTCATTCCCTGAACGCCGCCGTTGCCGGGAGCCGTCGCGACGGCGACCGGCGTCGGCAGAGGAACTTGCGCGCCATCGATGTAGATGTCTTTGACGCGGTTCGTGCCGTCCGTGATCTGGATGTTGTCGAAGTAGGCGTTGAAGACACCGGCGCGGTGCGTGTCGCTGTCGACTGCCAGCGTGATGCCGGAGATCGTCTTGCCAACGAGGGCATCCAGCTTGATCTGGCGGTGGTACCATGCGTCGCGCGCGTTCTTCGACAGGTCGGACGCCGGATGCGCGTTGAGCCCGTTCTGGTCGACAGCGCGGACTCCCGCGGCGGTCTTGACGTCTCGCAGCGTCGTACCGTCGGCGGCCGCCATGTCGACGGACGCCTGGAAGGCTGGATTGCCGGACGCCATGAAGACCTGATATTCGAGTACCTGACCCGCTTCGATCTTCAGCTCGCCCGTCCAGATCGCGACATAGGCGTGTCCATGACCGTCTGCCTGCGGGAAGGTCGCCGTCAGGCGCAGAGCTGGGCTGTCTTTGGCGTGCTCGCGGATCGGGGCTTCGCCCGTCACCGTGATCGTTACGGTCGCGGAAGCCGTGGCTCCCTTATCGTCCGTTACGGTCAGCTTCGCGGCGTACGTCCCAGGCTTGGCGTAGACGTGGGTGACCTTCGCGCCGGTGCCCGTCGAAGCGTCGCCGAAGTCCCAGTCGTACTTCGCAATGGTTCCGTCGGCGTCGGTGGAGGTGGAGGCGTCCAGCGCCACCGCGACACCCGCTTTGGCGGTCTGGTTTGCGCCAGCGTTCGCCTTGGGCGGCTGGTTGACGGGAGCCGCCGTGAGCGTCGCCGGCTTCGTCGTGACCGCGATCTCCTTGACGGCAGGATCGAGGAACTTCGCGGCGGCGAGCTTCACGGTCGAAGCCGACCTGGCGACGACTTCAAACTCGACGATTCCGAGGTCTCCGCCGCCCTTGGCGGATCCGCCCAGGAGCGTCGCGCCGACTGTCACGGATCGGTTGAGCCCGTCCGCTCCCGCGGCGATGTCACGATCCTTCGCCGGCACTGGAAACGACGCGCCAGCGGCTTTGAGGAAGCCACCCTCGGTGAACTTCGTGAACTTGAGAACCTTCGAGTCGTACACGACGTCGATCTGCCAGCCGAATAGGTCGTTGATCGCGGCGACGTTCACCGTAAGGGCGAGCGTCTTGCCGACATCCGGCGTTGCTGTGGTCGCTGGGGACAGCGACACTTCCTGGGCTCTGGCAACGCCGATCGCACTCAGCGCCAGCGATGCCATGAGCGCCACTACGAGCCCGCGTCGTTTCATGTTGACTTGCTCCTTTGGCGGGTTGCGTGACTCGCCTTGGGTACGAAAGCGCGAACGTGTCGTCTTTCTGCGGATCCGTAATCTAGATGAGAACTGCCCAGGGAACCGATGTGTTCGCTTCGCACGAGGCATGTCCAGCACGCGGCATCCTCTGGACTGTACAATAGCACCGGGAGGGCGACCCAACAAGGCGAGAAGGAATCCGAACTGCCGCGTCCATGCATACGTCGACACTGATCTCAGGTTGCGAGAAGATGATGCCAGACAGGCCCGTCTCTGTCCGTCATGCCTGCCTCGGCGACGCGGAGCGCATCGCGGAACTGAATGTGCGACTCGCATGGGAGACCGAGAGACTTCGACTGAACCCACAGGTCGTGTTGAACGGCGTCCGCGCGGTGATATCGGATGCCACCAAGGGATGGTACCTCGTGGCAGACGCAGGTGAACTGGTCATCGGGCAGATCATGCTCACGTTCGAGTGGAGCGACTGGCAGAACGCGATGCGATGGTGGATCCAGAGCGTCTATGTCGACGTGGACTGGCGCCGTCAGGGCGTGTTCGCCGCGCTCCTCACCAGGGTGGTGTCGGAAGCCCGCGCCGAGGGCGTGTGCGCAATCCGCTTGTACGTCGCGCATGAGAACGAATCCGCGCTCGCCGTCTATGGTCGCCTCGGATTTCGCCGTTCGGGGCATCTCGTCATGGAAAACGAGCTTTGAAGCCTCGAGTCCTCAGATCGACTCGTACACCTCCGCTGGACCGAACGTATCCGGGTAGTGCGGACGGAGGAACTTGCGCGCCTCCCAGCACATGCCGCATTTCTGCGCGAAGTCGGGAGGCGCTTCGTAGCCGTGCCGCTCTGCGAGCTCGACGTAGCCGTAGGACCCTTCCTCGTACGCGATGCGAACCAGCTCGTTGTCGGTGTGGAATCCGGCACGCATGTAGTCCGCGAGCGGCTTCACGTGCACATTGCCGACGATGATGCCGCAGCACGTCTGGATGTTCCCGTACGGGTCGATGTGGATCTCCCACATCGTGTTCGGATCGAACTCCTGACGGCACGACCGTTCGCGCGTGCTCCCGTGCCACATCGCGTCGTCAGCCAGCAACTCGGGATCTCGGCGCGGGAAGTGCCGCATCAGGCTATCCCCGGCTCGTCCCACCAGCCGAGGGGCGTGGTTCCGGCTGTATTCTCCCACACTCGCCTCGTCGCGACCGATCCGGCGCAACTCCAAGAGTTCTTCCAGCGATAGATCGCTCGCGATCACGTTTTCCCGCCCATAGATCTCGATGGCGAACTGGAAGGCTCGATGACGACGCGCCGGCGGGACGAACGCCTGGTGATACGGATCGGCGCTGATGAGCACCCCCAACACGCCGCAGTCGCGTAGCGCCTCGTACCGGGAGCGAGCTGTCTCGTCGTCGACGCACCAGGAGGCATTCGTCTCGAAGAAGTGCGGCGCCACGCCCTCCTGATGGCTGAGCCGGCACACTTCGAGCATCTGCTCGTAGTACATCATCGCCTCGCCGCCCGCGATGTGGATGACGCGGTCGGTGGCTCGAAGCTGTCGCATGAACTCGACGCCGTCCTCGATGGACACACAGGCATCGGGTCGGCGCGGGCTGCAGTTGAACAGGCAGTGTCGGCAGGCGATTGTGCACCGGTACGTGAACAGCAGGCTTGC
This genomic interval from Candidatus Poribacteria bacterium contains the following:
- a CDS encoding GNAT family N-acetyltransferase, whose product is MHTSTLISGCEKMMPDRPVSVRHACLGDAERIAELNVRLAWETERLRLNPQVVLNGVRAVISDATKGWYLVADAGELVIGQIMLTFEWSDWQNAMRWWIQSVYVDVDWRRQGVFAALLTRVVSEARAEGVCAIRLYVAHENESALAVYGRLGFRRSGHLVMENEL
- a CDS encoding 4Fe-4S cluster-binding domain-containing protein codes for the protein MGQGDAQGACVRSAPSAARGGYMSDAEDLRSLSVDDVVAKVGVAKAIGAKYVASLLFTYRCTIACRHCLFNCSPRRPDACVSIEDGVEFMRQLRATDRVIHIAGGEAMMYYEQMLEVCRLSHQEGVAPHFFETNASWCVDDETARSRYEALRDCGVLGVLISADPYHQAFVPPARRHRAFQFAIEIYGRENVIASDLSLEELLELRRIGRDEASVGEYSRNHAPRLVGRAGDSLMRHFPRRDPELLADDAMWHGSTRERSCRQEFDPNTMWEIHIDPYGNIQTCCGIIVGNVHVKPLADYMRAGFHTDNELVRIAYEEGSYGYVELAERHGYEAPPDFAQKCGMCWEARKFLRPHYPDTFGPAEVYESI